A genomic region of Nitrospinota bacterium contains the following coding sequences:
- a CDS encoding O-antigen ligase family protein codes for MREARFLLNPYLIPVFFACVAGGALIFKLPEGVTAGIVAAFFAVATAANPLNGLAFIFLSTPFFLGESGWPWFWLLEVFIWGVLLSAAVHWALKRERLQLPLKYFAAFLLLTSAASVPIDGKEFYYELWATGIKEQFLIWLAAHPMPIIYYLRVLTNLATSLGIFALMAHYASKTGFPYLRRLFTAYAALAGVICVIAILMAYDVIPRDPAQWRYLSLSLVGRYERSITGFSYALHFFNQYLLLALPIAVGLVWMNRQRPVAVGASALTVILISFCVIQGGLRTAAMAFFMAVIVVIFILLRNALGVRYRSAFFTGAVGLLIIAALVGVILASGLASERFEKELLGKFNWKLIKYSYLYINDPLYFMRHAGIMEPRFFLWHTAVLMFVSAPLLGAGLGRFTGLFMDYYASDWYSWEDIGFAARESAHSIYFETLANQGIFGFILFFAFIATVLLAGFRRFRLLSAPDERICVSALLFTALMWLFLGLTHHVPLCRAIDSFFWITLGILAGLSVDSFRECRFGVKSKTILAGALAMAFGWQVWMVMERPIGPKFAAGFYDWEQQPDGTAGRWMGRRGVLMTDVVDGKVTLWFDCPLPGLDKNPQTVLAEINGATGEIQITSPGVKQMEIPASPGASKALVKISAGYVINPKAQGFSPDNRTLGVILRAKP; via the coding sequence ATGAGAGAGGCGCGCTTTCTGCTGAATCCATACCTTATTCCCGTTTTCTTCGCCTGCGTGGCGGGCGGGGCGCTGATTTTCAAACTGCCCGAAGGCGTAACGGCTGGTATTGTAGCGGCCTTTTTCGCTGTCGCCACCGCCGCCAATCCTCTAAATGGCCTGGCTTTCATCTTTCTTTCCACCCCGTTTTTCCTGGGCGAAAGCGGCTGGCCGTGGTTCTGGCTTTTGGAGGTATTCATATGGGGCGTCCTTCTCTCCGCCGCCGTCCATTGGGCTTTAAAACGGGAGCGGCTCCAGCTCCCTTTAAAGTATTTTGCGGCTTTTCTGCTCCTAACCTCCGCCGCCAGCGTCCCCATTGACGGAAAAGAGTTTTATTACGAGCTGTGGGCCACGGGAATAAAAGAGCAATTCCTTATCTGGCTGGCCGCCCATCCAATGCCGATAATATACTACCTGCGGGTGTTAACGAACCTCGCCACTTCGCTGGGGATTTTCGCCCTTATGGCGCATTACGCGTCTAAAACCGGGTTCCCGTATTTGCGCAGGCTGTTCACCGCATACGCCGCGCTGGCGGGGGTCATTTGCGTTATCGCCATACTTATGGCCTACGATGTGATACCCAGGGATCCGGCCCAGTGGCGATACCTGAGCCTTTCGCTGGTGGGCAGGTACGAGCGCTCCATCACCGGGTTTTCCTACGCCCTTCATTTTTTCAACCAGTACCTGCTACTGGCCTTGCCCATCGCCGTGGGGCTTGTATGGATGAACAGGCAAAGGCCTGTGGCGGTGGGCGCGTCGGCGCTGACGGTCATATTAATCTCCTTTTGCGTGATCCAGGGCGGGCTTCGCACCGCGGCCATGGCCTTCTTCATGGCGGTCATCGTTGTGATATTCATCCTTCTCCGGAACGCTTTGGGCGTGCGTTACAGGAGCGCCTTTTTCACCGGCGCAGTGGGGCTATTGATAATCGCCGCGCTGGTTGGGGTAATTCTGGCCTCGGGCCTGGCTTCGGAACGGTTTGAAAAAGAGCTGTTAGGAAAGTTCAACTGGAAGTTGATCAAGTACTCCTATCTTTATATAAACGATCCGCTCTACTTCATGCGCCACGCGGGGATCATGGAGCCGCGGTTCTTCCTGTGGCACACGGCTGTCCTAATGTTCGTTTCCGCGCCGTTGCTGGGCGCGGGCCTTGGAAGGTTCACCGGGCTTTTCATGGATTACTACGCCTCCGACTGGTACAGCTGGGAGGACATCGGCTTCGCCGCGCGGGAGTCCGCCCACTCCATATATTTCGAGACGCTGGCCAACCAGGGGATATTCGGCTTCATATTGTTTTTCGCCTTCATCGCAACGGTGTTGTTGGCGGGATTCCGCAGGTTCCGCCTCTTGTCCGCCCCGGATGAGCGCATATGCGTGTCCGCGTTGCTGTTTACGGCCCTAATGTGGCTTTTTCTCGGGCTGACGCACCATGTGCCCCTGTGCCGGGCCATAGACAGCTTCTTCTGGATCACCCTGGGCATCCTGGCTGGCCTTTCGGTGGACAGTTTTAGGGAGTGCCGCTTCGGCGTTAAATCCAAAACCATTCTGGCGGGCGCGCTGGCCATGGCGTTCGGCTGGCAGGTGTGGATGGTAATGGAGCGCCCCATTGGCCCCAAGTTCGCCGCCGGGTTTTACGATTGGGAACAACAGCCCGATGGAACGGCTGGCCGCTGGATGGGCCGCCGTGGAGTTTTAATGACGGACGTGGTGGACGGCAAGGTGACGCTGTGGTTCGATTGCCCTCTTCCCGGGCTGGATAAAAACCCGCAAACCGTGTTGGCGGAGATTAACGGCGCCACGGGGGAAATCCAGATTACATCCCCCGGCGTAAAGCAGATGGAAATCCCCGCCTCGCCCGGCGCCTCAAAGGCTCTGGTAAAGATCAGCGCGGGCTACGTCATCAATCCAAAGGCGCAAGGATTCAGCCCGGACAACCGCACTCTTGGCGTTATCCTGCGGGCGAAACCTTAA
- a CDS encoding SGNH/GDSL hydrolase family protein, translating to MKKAIILFIAAIALAGLADLALSSARKVVYVHDTSMKEGEFWAGRKAHRATLQSPLVPYQLPGPMDGWAGSESKEFSIETPYTGDTRITISFMDSHNTAPPEIQVETGGMEVARITPAPGSGLTADFWDSKGVPSTFTLDAPAARMKDGRGVITFRSVQGSWAVINRIEACPTPSPLALPAAALGFMTLAILYIRHALAYGLLKTHSANAALAAFSLIVSLGILELVMRNFFPQREFVPNIQTVYDPEPEIGFVLRPNVKTTLGFDTNRFGMRDYDRYTKKKPGGVFRVLCIGDSFTFSLTSLENSYPKILERALAGGSNKIEVINAGVAGYGPDEEYLYLKRYGLEFEPDLVIVGFFVGNDITDSLQHPANTAIDGVLIHVEDAAKFTREEISWEKTKREFINRFHLARFVVNRDYDAIFQAVGKKSDSVRQEMNKVRADCITDVGGHIHMPRDKFDPVMARSFTKAFEWLEAFEKLSKENNFKLAIAIMPDSMQFETPEVIGIRSQMGAQYDFGEPQKSLMAEAGKRGIKLFNAMEPMKAEWDGKPIYYCRDTHFNEKGNELFANALLGWLRADNLLPVGVR from the coding sequence ATGAAAAAAGCGATAATTCTGTTCATTGCGGCTATCGCGCTGGCGGGCCTTGCGGACCTGGCCCTTTCATCGGCCCGGAAGGTGGTGTACGTCCATGACACCTCGATGAAGGAAGGGGAGTTCTGGGCGGGGCGAAAGGCGCACCGGGCCACGCTCCAGTCGCCTCTTGTGCCCTATCAACTGCCCGGCCCCATGGATGGCTGGGCTGGGTCGGAATCCAAGGAGTTTTCCATAGAAACTCCGTACACCGGTGATACCCGGATAACCATAAGCTTCATGGACAGCCATAATACCGCCCCGCCGGAAATACAGGTGGAAACCGGCGGGATGGAGGTGGCGCGGATAACGCCCGCGCCCGGGTCGGGTTTAACGGCGGACTTCTGGGATTCCAAAGGCGTTCCCTCCACGTTTACGCTGGACGCCCCGGCGGCGCGAATGAAAGATGGGCGCGGCGTTATCACATTCCGGAGCGTCCAGGGCTCCTGGGCGGTTATAAACAGGATTGAGGCCTGCCCCACCCCATCGCCATTGGCCCTACCCGCGGCGGCGCTTGGTTTTATGACGCTGGCCATCCTTTACATCCGCCATGCGCTGGCCTACGGCCTTTTGAAAACCCATTCGGCAAACGCCGCGCTGGCGGCCTTTTCATTGATTGTCTCCCTTGGGATCCTTGAACTCGTGATGCGGAACTTTTTCCCCCAGCGGGAGTTTGTGCCCAACATCCAGACGGTTTACGACCCGGAGCCGGAGATAGGTTTTGTGCTTCGCCCCAATGTTAAAACCACATTGGGATTCGATACGAACCGGTTCGGCATGCGCGATTACGATAGGTACACCAAGAAAAAACCCGGCGGCGTTTTCCGCGTCCTTTGTATTGGCGACTCCTTCACCTTCTCCCTCACCAGTCTCGAAAACTCCTATCCGAAAATATTGGAGCGCGCCCTGGCTGGTGGGTCCAATAAAATAGAAGTAATCAACGCGGGCGTGGCCGGGTACGGCCCCGATGAGGAATACCTGTACCTTAAGCGCTACGGCCTGGAATTCGAGCCGGATCTTGTCATCGTAGGTTTCTTCGTTGGCAACGACATCACCGACAGCCTCCAGCATCCCGCCAACACCGCCATAGATGGGGTTTTAATACATGTGGAGGACGCCGCCAAATTTACCAGGGAAGAGATCTCCTGGGAAAAAACCAAACGGGAGTTTATTAACCGTTTCCATCTCGCGAGGTTTGTAGTAAACAGGGACTATGACGCCATCTTCCAGGCTGTGGGGAAAAAGAGCGATTCCGTGCGGCAGGAGATGAACAAAGTGAGGGCCGATTGCATCACCGATGTGGGCGGCCACATCCATATGCCCAGGGATAAGTTCGACCCGGTGATGGCCCGGAGTTTCACGAAAGCTTTTGAATGGCTGGAGGCGTTTGAAAAGCTGTCGAAGGAAAACAATTTCAAGCTGGCCATCGCCATAATGCCCGATTCCATGCAGTTTGAAACGCCGGAGGTGATCGGTATCCGGAGCCAGATGGGGGCGCAATACGATTTCGGCGAGCCGCAGAAGTCGCTTATGGCGGAAGCAGGGAAACGGGGCATAAAGCTGTTTAACGCCATGGAGCCCATGAAGGCTGAATGGGACGGGAAACCCATCTATTATTGCCGGGACACCCATTTTAACGAAAAGGGGAACGAGCTATTCGCCAACGCGCTTTTGGGCTGGCTGAGAGCGGATAACCTGTTGCCCGTGGGCGTCAGATGA